From one Paenibacillus terrae HPL-003 genomic stretch:
- a CDS encoding glycoside hydrolase family 43 protein: MSKKCSLFLLVLALVLSCIPEMSAFAASNTIAKQVGNSNPLIDHHLGADPFALTYNGRVYIYMSSDDYEYNSDGTIKDNSFANLKSVFVISSADMVNWTDHGAIPVAGANGANGGQGIAKWAGASWAPAATVKNINGKDKFFLYFANSAGGIGVLTADSPIGPWRDPLGKALVTTSTPGMSGVVWLFDPAVFVDDDGTGYLYAGGGIPGGSNPTQEQRANPKTARVLKLGADMTSIIGSASTIDAPFMFEDSGIHKYNGKYYYSYCINFSGTHPADKPSGEIGYMTSSSPMGPFTYAGHFLKNPGSFFRAGGNNHHSVFKFNNEWYVVYHAQTVSLARYGAGKGYRSPHINKLVHRADGTIQEVAANYAGVSQLANLNPYNRVEAETIAWNGGILTEKSSAAGGPVNNQNVTSIQNGDWIAVGNADFGRSGAKTFKANVASAAGGKIEVRLDSVTGKLVGTLTVPSTGGAQAWREIETAVSGATGIHNVFFVFTGTGTGNLFNFDYWKFTQNNTITGTTYNTETDTTLTNSVVEATYSDDSGTPYANFNASPDAAIQ, translated from the coding sequence ATGAGTAAGAAGTGTAGTTTATTTTTATTAGTTCTGGCATTAGTATTGAGTTGTATACCTGAGATGTCTGCGTTTGCAGCCAGTAATACAATTGCAAAACAGGTAGGGAATTCAAACCCGCTTATAGACCATCATTTAGGAGCGGATCCCTTTGCGTTGACCTATAACGGAAGAGTCTACATCTATATGTCCAGCGATGACTATGAATACAATAGCGACGGAACGATTAAAGATAATTCATTTGCCAATTTGAAGAGCGTATTCGTCATATCTTCAGCGGATATGGTGAACTGGACAGACCACGGAGCCATTCCGGTAGCAGGTGCCAATGGCGCCAATGGCGGCCAGGGTATTGCGAAATGGGCAGGTGCGTCCTGGGCTCCGGCAGCCACAGTTAAAAATATAAATGGCAAGGATAAATTCTTCCTTTATTTCGCAAATAGTGCCGGAGGTATCGGTGTTCTCACAGCAGACAGCCCGATCGGGCCATGGAGAGATCCGCTGGGAAAAGCGCTGGTTACAACCAGTACACCCGGAATGTCTGGCGTTGTTTGGCTTTTTGACCCGGCCGTATTCGTGGATGACGACGGCACAGGCTATCTATATGCCGGCGGGGGTATTCCTGGCGGTTCAAACCCAACACAAGAGCAAAGAGCAAATCCGAAAACAGCCAGAGTGTTGAAACTGGGTGCCGATATGACCAGCATTATTGGAAGTGCATCTACGATTGATGCGCCTTTCATGTTTGAAGACTCAGGAATTCATAAGTATAACGGAAAATATTACTACTCCTATTGTATTAATTTTAGTGGTACGCACCCGGCCGATAAGCCGTCAGGAGAAATCGGCTATATGACCAGCTCAAGTCCGATGGGTCCCTTTACGTATGCAGGCCATTTCCTGAAAAATCCAGGATCATTTTTCAGAGCTGGCGGAAACAACCACCATTCTGTTTTCAAATTTAATAATGAGTGGTATGTAGTGTACCATGCTCAAACTGTCAGCTTAGCTCGATACGGAGCCGGTAAAGGATACCGTTCTCCCCATATCAATAAGCTTGTGCATCGTGCAGATGGAACCATTCAAGAGGTTGCGGCCAATTATGCAGGTGTATCCCAACTGGCCAATCTTAATCCATATAATCGGGTAGAGGCTGAAACGATTGCCTGGAATGGAGGTATTTTAACGGAGAAATCTTCAGCAGCAGGCGGACCGGTAAATAATCAAAATGTAACAAGTATTCAAAACGGAGACTGGATAGCTGTAGGAAACGCTGACTTCGGTAGAAGCGGAGCCAAAACCTTTAAAGCAAATGTAGCATCCGCTGCAGGTGGAAAAATTGAAGTGCGGCTTGACAGTGTAACCGGTAAGCTTGTAGGAACGCTTACTGTGCCTTCCACAGGTGGAGCGCAAGCCTGGAGAGAAATAGAAACTGCTGTAAGCGGCGCAACCGGTATTCACAACGTCTTCTTTGTATTTACCGGAACCGGTACAGGCAACTTATTTAATTTTGATTACTGGAAGTTTACACAAAATAATACTATTACCGGTACTACTTATAATACGGAGACGGATACAACATTGACCAACTCCGTAGTAGAAGCCACCTATTCGGACGATAGCGGTACTCCATATGCCAACTTTAATGCTTCGCCCGATGCAGCCATTCAGTAG
- a CDS encoding DUF6444 domain-containing protein, whose translation MMKRLFIIILLDQIQYLTTRVQELEHHLGQNNQNSSNPPFSKPPRVYDNQAEKVDSSRT comes from the coding sequence ATGATGAAACGACTGTTCATTATCATTTTACTAGACCAAATCCAATACCTCACCACTCGTGTTCAAGAGTTAGAACATCATCTCGGGCAAAACAACCAGAACAGCAGCAATCCTCCTTTTAGCAAGCCCCCAAGAGTTTACGACAATCAGGCGGAAAAAGTGGACTCCTCTCGGACATAA
- a CDS encoding aldo/keto reductase, whose product MSVSSNGNKDFTLLAYSPLLGGLYGREDAELPNGYRDEEQMNRLQAVRHLVKETGHTPNQIVLAWMLQNAPVAIPLVAVSDSIQLEENLGALDIQLSSEQLDYLNQA is encoded by the coding sequence ATATCTGTATCCAGCAACGGGAATAAAGACTTTACGCTTCTCGCGTACTCGCCGCTGCTTGGCGGTTTGTACGGCCGGGAGGATGCCGAACTTCCCAATGGGTATCGGGACGAAGAACAAATGAACAGATTGCAGGCGGTAAGGCATCTGGTGAAAGAGACTGGACACACGCCCAATCAGATTGTGCTTGCTTGGATGCTGCAAAACGCCCCGGTTGCCATACCCCTTGTTGCAGTGAGCGATTCCATTCAATTGGAAGAGAATTTAGGTGCGCTGGATATCCAGCTAAGTTCTGAACAGCTTGATTATTTGAATCAGGCGTAG
- the fabV gene encoding enoyl-ACP reductase FabV, translating into MIIKPKIRGFICTTAHPEGCAAHVNRQINYIKDSTAIQGAKKVLVIGASTGYGLASRVAASFGMGADTIGVSFERPAAEGRTASAGWYNTVAFERAARAAGYIAESINGDAFSHEIKQETLKLVKEKLGKVDLIVYSVASPRRTHPDTGETFNSVLKPIGQPFTNKTVNTNTGVVSEITLEPATQEEIDNTITVMGGEDWSLWLKALEEADLLADGVTTLAYSYIGPEITEAIYRKGTIGQAKNDLEATAHTLTKQLERYHGKAYVSVNKALVTQSSSAIPVVPLYISLLFKVMKEKGLHEGCIEQAQRLFEKLYSGDTVEMDEEGRIRLDNWEMRDDVQQAVKAAWSEITTENVSERGDLEQYRLDFLQLFGFGFEEIDYELDVDPEVHTN; encoded by the coding sequence ATGATTATTAAACCGAAAATCCGTGGTTTTATATGTACGACTGCGCATCCTGAAGGGTGTGCGGCTCATGTCAATCGTCAAATTAATTACATCAAAGACAGCACGGCAATACAAGGAGCTAAAAAAGTGCTCGTGATCGGAGCATCCACCGGCTATGGACTGGCTTCCCGCGTTGCTGCGAGCTTTGGCATGGGAGCGGATACCATAGGGGTATCCTTTGAACGTCCCGCAGCAGAAGGACGCACGGCTTCAGCAGGCTGGTATAACACTGTGGCCTTTGAAAGAGCGGCCAGAGCAGCCGGCTACATAGCGGAAAGCATTAATGGAGATGCTTTTTCCCATGAAATTAAGCAGGAGACATTGAAGCTGGTAAAGGAAAAGCTGGGCAAGGTAGACCTGATTGTGTATAGTGTCGCCTCACCGCGGCGCACACATCCAGACACTGGTGAAACCTTTAATTCCGTTCTCAAGCCCATTGGGCAGCCGTTTACGAATAAAACGGTGAATACGAATACAGGTGTCGTATCCGAAATTACGCTGGAACCGGCTACGCAGGAGGAAATTGACAACACCATTACGGTAATGGGTGGCGAAGATTGGTCCTTATGGCTCAAGGCGCTGGAAGAGGCTGATCTGCTGGCTGATGGGGTAACTACACTGGCTTACTCGTATATTGGTCCGGAGATCACGGAGGCTATTTATCGTAAAGGAACCATCGGTCAAGCCAAAAACGATTTGGAAGCCACAGCGCATACCTTAACAAAACAACTGGAGCGTTATCATGGTAAAGCCTACGTTTCTGTGAATAAAGCTTTGGTTACACAATCCAGTTCGGCCATTCCAGTGGTGCCTCTGTATATTTCCCTACTGTTTAAGGTCATGAAAGAAAAGGGATTGCATGAGGGATGCATTGAGCAGGCGCAGCGTCTGTTCGAGAAGCTCTATAGCGGGGATACTGTGGAAATGGATGAAGAAGGACGCATTCGTCTGGACAACTGGGAAATGAGAGACGATGTGCAGCAGGCGGTCAAAGCAGCCTGGTCCGAGATCACAACAGAAAACGTGTCTGAACGGGGCGATCTTGAACAATACCGTCTGGATTTCCTTCAATTATTTGGGTTCGGCTTTGAAGAGATTGATTATGAATTAGATGTTGATCCAGAGGTTCACACCAATTAA
- a CDS encoding carbohydrate-binding protein yields the protein MVSHVKKLICVLLAFVTALPLMLTAPAPAEVSAASDVTINLSAQKQVIRGFGGINHPAWAGDLTAAQRETAFGNGNNQLGFSVLRIYVDENKNNWYREVPTAKRAIEQGAIVFASPWNPPSDMTETFNHNGDTKAKRLRYDKYAAYAQHLNDFVSYMKNNGVNLYAISVQNEPDYAHTWTWWTPQEMLRFMKENAGSINCKVIAPESFSYLKNMSDPILNDSQALANMDILGAHTYGTKFSDFAYPLFKQKGAGKELWMTEVYYPNSDNNSADRWPEALDVSYHIHNAMVEGDFQSYVWWYIRRQYGPMKEDGTISKRGYNMAHFSKFVRPGYVRVDATKNPNTNIYTSAYKGDNKVVIVAINRGTSAVNQRFALQNGTASRVSSWATDGSRNMAAGSSINVSGGAFTAQLPAQSVTTFVGELGGKTISDTTYGAETATTLTNSVVEATYSGDSDTKYANFNASSDAAVQWNSIYCAVTGTKNVKFRYALETGTRNLDVYVNGTKVISNAAFAATGSWSTWGEKTIQVPMNSGNNTLKVVTTGTEGPNIESINVSAQ from the coding sequence ATGGTTTCACATGTAAAAAAATTAATTTGTGTATTATTGGCATTTGTAACAGCATTGCCGTTAATGTTAACGGCGCCGGCACCTGCAGAAGTTTCAGCAGCAAGTGATGTAACCATTAACTTATCGGCACAAAAACAAGTAATTCGCGGTTTTGGAGGAATAAACCATCCGGCTTGGGCTGGAGATTTGACAGCAGCTCAAAGAGAAACAGCTTTTGGTAATGGAAACAACCAGTTAGGTTTTTCTGTGTTAAGAATCTATGTAGACGAAAATAAAAATAATTGGTACAGAGAAGTACCAACTGCAAAACGTGCGATTGAACAAGGAGCAATCGTTTTTGCTTCGCCATGGAATCCTCCAAGTGACATGACTGAGACCTTCAATCATAATGGTGATACAAAAGCAAAACGCCTTAGATACGATAAGTACGCTGCGTATGCGCAGCATCTTAACGATTTCGTTTCATACATGAAGAATAATGGCGTGAATCTGTATGCTATTTCTGTCCAAAATGAGCCTGATTATGCACATACTTGGACATGGTGGACTCCACAAGAAATGCTTCGTTTTATGAAAGAAAATGCTGGGTCCATTAACTGCAAGGTCATCGCACCTGAGTCATTTTCTTACCTGAAAAATATGTCAGACCCTATTCTTAACGATTCACAGGCTCTTGCTAATATGGATATTCTTGGTGCTCACACTTATGGTACTAAATTCAGTGATTTCGCTTATCCGCTTTTCAAACAAAAAGGAGCGGGAAAAGAGCTTTGGATGACGGAAGTATACTATCCAAATAGCGACAATAACTCGGCGGATCGCTGGCCCGAGGCGTTGGATGTTTCATATCATATACACAATGCTATGGTAGAGGGAGATTTTCAATCATATGTATGGTGGTATATCCGTAGACAATACGGTCCTATGAAAGAGGACGGTACGATTAGCAAGCGTGGTTATAATATGGCTCATTTCTCGAAATTTGTTCGTCCCGGATATGTACGAGTTGATGCAACGAAGAATCCAAATACAAACATTTACACCTCTGCATACAAAGGTGACAACAAGGTAGTTATTGTTGCTATTAACAGAGGCACTTCAGCAGTAAACCAAAGGTTCGCCCTGCAGAACGGGACTGCATCTAGGGTTTCTTCATGGGCCACGGACGGAAGCAGAAATATGGCAGCCGGATCGTCCATCAATGTGTCGGGCGGTGCCTTTACAGCCCAGCTTCCTGCCCAAAGTGTTACAACTTTTGTAGGTGAATTGGGTGGCAAGACTATCAGCGATACCACTTATGGAGCAGAGACAGCTACAACATTGACCAACTCCGTAGTAGAAGCCACCTATTCGGGTGATAGCGATACTAAATATGCCAACTTTAATGCTTCATCCGATGCAGCCGTTCAGTGGAATAGCATCTACTGTGCTGTTACTGGAACTAAAAATGTGAAGTTCCGGTATGCGCTGGAGACAGGGACAAGAAATCTGGATGTTTATGTAAACGGGACGAAAGTGATCAGCAATGCTGCCTTTGCAGCAACAGGCAGTTGGTCAACCTGGGGCGAAAAAACGATCCAGGTACCTATGAATAGCGGGAATAATACTTTAAAAGTGGTAACTACCGGTACGGAAGGACCGAACATAGAGAGTATAAATGTTTCAGCCCAGTAG
- a CDS encoding glycoside hydrolase family 43 protein produces MSTLPKPYQPLVTHIYTADPSVHVFEDRIYIYPSHDLDHDGPINDNGDQYKMEDYHVLSMADFKSPVVDHGEVLHVKDVPWAASQMWAPDASYKNGKYYLFFPARDHDGIFRIGVAVSSSPAGPFQPEEQYISGSFSIDPAVFADDDGQVYMAFGGLWGGQLEKWQTGSFVDEAEGPAPDAPALGPKIAKLSEDMLTFESAPREVVILDKAGNPLTAGDEERRYFEGPWLHKYNGKYYLSYSTGTTHKLVYAIGDSPMGPFTFQGTILSPVIGWTTHHSIVQFREKWYLFYHDCSLSEGVDYKRCVKYAELTYNPDGTICTIDPYPER; encoded by the coding sequence ATGTCCACATTGCCTAAACCTTATCAGCCTTTAGTTACTCATATCTACACCGCCGATCCGTCGGTGCATGTGTTCGAGGATCGAATTTATATTTATCCTTCGCATGATCTGGATCACGACGGTCCGATCAACGATAACGGCGATCAGTATAAAATGGAAGATTATCACGTATTGTCCATGGCGGATTTTAAATCGCCAGTGGTCGACCATGGAGAGGTTCTGCATGTGAAGGATGTCCCGTGGGCCGCCAGTCAGATGTGGGCGCCTGATGCTTCATATAAGAACGGAAAGTATTATCTTTTCTTTCCGGCACGCGATCATGACGGGATTTTCCGCATCGGTGTAGCCGTATCTTCATCGCCGGCAGGACCTTTCCAGCCGGAGGAGCAGTATATTTCGGGCAGCTTCAGCATTGATCCGGCGGTATTTGCCGATGATGACGGCCAAGTCTACATGGCCTTTGGCGGACTGTGGGGCGGCCAACTGGAGAAGTGGCAAACTGGAAGCTTTGTGGACGAAGCGGAAGGTCCTGCGCCGGATGCGCCTGCGCTCGGTCCGAAAATCGCGAAGCTGAGCGAGGACATGCTCACGTTTGAGTCGGCTCCCCGGGAGGTTGTAATTCTGGACAAAGCGGGTAACCCGCTGACTGCGGGAGACGAGGAGCGCAGATACTTTGAAGGGCCGTGGCTGCATAAGTATAACGGCAAGTATTATTTGTCCTATTCCACCGGAACGACGCACAAGCTGGTATACGCCATTGGCGACAGTCCAATGGGACCATTCACGTTCCAGGGTACGATTCTGTCTCCGGTAATCGGCTGGACCACACACCACTCGATTGTTCAATTTCGGGAGAAATGGTATCTGTTCTATCATGACTGCTCGCTGTCCGAAGGCGTTGACTACAAGCGCTGCGTAAAATATGCCGAGCTGACGTATAACCCGGACGGCACCATTTGCACAATTGATCCGTATCCGGAGCGATAA
- a CDS encoding GntR family transcriptional regulator, with product MAPKYIQVKQEILSWIHSSKLEPQSQLPSEHEMSEQFAVSRQTVRQALGELVQEGWLFRMQGKGTFVATRDSKQPENLRTIGVVTTYISDYIFPSIVQGIESKLSRQGYKLLLSSTGNDPEQERQCLEMLLSQPLSGIIIEPTKSGERNPNLNYYLTVENRQIPYLMINARYEEMDAPCLRVDDEKGGFLAAEHLIKLGHRRLAGFFKTDDMQGILRMKGFVAAHRKYGVTLHPNAVTTYRTEEKNEVPLQRASELLSMDSGERPTGWVTYNDELAVRLLDIVRSAGLSIPDDLSLVGFDDSFLATATEIKLTTIRHPKEELGLRAADTILSMIEEKGFREEDCQWIIPPELIIRESTGPVASDV from the coding sequence ATGGCGCCCAAATATATACAAGTTAAACAGGAAATTTTGTCATGGATTCATTCATCCAAGCTGGAGCCTCAAAGCCAGCTTCCATCTGAACATGAAATGTCTGAGCAATTTGCGGTTAGTCGGCAAACCGTGCGTCAGGCGTTAGGTGAGCTGGTACAGGAAGGTTGGCTGTTTCGCATGCAGGGAAAGGGCACCTTTGTCGCCACACGGGACAGCAAGCAGCCCGAGAACCTACGGACCATCGGGGTCGTTACGACCTATATATCTGATTATATTTTTCCGTCGATTGTGCAGGGAATTGAATCCAAATTAAGCCGTCAGGGCTACAAGCTGCTGCTGTCCAGCACAGGCAATGACCCTGAGCAGGAACGTCAGTGTTTGGAAATGCTGCTGAGCCAACCGCTGAGCGGTATTATTATTGAACCGACCAAAAGCGGGGAGCGCAACCCCAATCTGAATTATTACCTGACCGTGGAAAACCGCCAAATTCCTTATTTAATGATTAATGCGCGGTATGAGGAAATGGATGCGCCGTGTCTGCGTGTGGATGATGAGAAGGGTGGATTCTTAGCGGCTGAGCATCTGATTAAGCTGGGACATCGGAGGTTAGCCGGCTTTTTCAAAACAGATGATATGCAGGGAATTCTCCGTATGAAAGGATTTGTGGCAGCCCACCGCAAATATGGGGTTACGCTGCATCCAAATGCAGTAACCACCTACCGGACAGAAGAAAAGAATGAGGTTCCGTTACAGCGTGCGTCTGAGCTGCTGAGTATGGATTCGGGAGAGCGTCCTACCGGATGGGTAACCTATAATGATGAGCTGGCTGTGCGTTTGTTGGACATTGTGCGTTCGGCGGGTCTGAGCATTCCGGATGATTTGTCGTTGGTCGGGTTTGATGATTCTTTTTTGGCAACGGCAACGGAAATCAAGCTAACTACAATTCGGCACCCGAAAGAGGAGCTGGGACTTCGCGCCGCTGATACGATACTGTCGATGATCGAAGAAAAGGGCTTCCGAGAAGAGGATTGCCAGTGGATTATTCCGCCTGAACTGATTATCCGTGAATCTACGGGTCCTGTTGCCAGTGACGTATAA
- a CDS encoding 3'-5' exonuclease: MAYMVPEYIPKNATAGERLLFETLKRYLPSDYIVYYEPEIRGRRPDFVIIGPDLGLVVLEVKDYTKNTLHQINQDEWMLHTSAGETRTVKSPLKQARDNARLISDQLKKDKNLLQGLSGYLKFSYGYGTVFTRLKQEDFIKLGLYNVIDPSFVLCRDEIDTDDEGFSSETLMEKLFSMFTIQSKRRYTLTDEDIQAIRFHLFPEVRISAEFKEPVPYQDQLLLSLHNIKTMDMHQENMAKQLGDRHRLIRGVAGSGKTLVLVSRAKMLAQAHPDWKILVLCYGIPLSRTLKQWIDQKMREPEDLFDFANAECEWESSNIEVYNFHEWLGSHMRIKDSAIPELLEKLDKSEAIVPIYDAILIDEGQDFEPDWLRLASHCLNPDTKSLLLVEDRAQSIFKRKNSLAQETGLDFRGRSKILSINYRNTAQIVQFAWDFYRSHSQLQNKVQSGSLEGVEIIPPQSTKRKGPEPIFRRCRNIREEMDFIVKSITFLRLEKAIPLNDIAILYRVQNSYKISYINEIKSSLQKHQVPYTWMTESRESKRNFIREEETVKISTLDSAKGLDFRAVFIVAIENMPFKREEVEEREVSLLYIGMTRALEWLFLTYSGESKYTLYLDDIQQKITKTLGPKPSG; the protein is encoded by the coding sequence ATGGCTTATATGGTACCAGAGTATATACCGAAGAATGCGACAGCAGGAGAGCGACTCCTGTTTGAAACCTTAAAGAGGTATTTACCTAGTGATTATATTGTTTATTATGAACCGGAAATTCGGGGACGACGACCTGATTTTGTTATTATCGGCCCGGACCTTGGACTCGTTGTTCTTGAAGTAAAGGATTATACGAAAAACACGTTGCATCAAATTAATCAGGACGAATGGATGCTACATACCTCAGCCGGTGAGACACGAACGGTGAAAAGTCCGCTGAAACAGGCGCGGGACAATGCCCGACTTATTTCTGACCAACTGAAAAAAGACAAAAACTTACTTCAAGGTTTATCTGGTTATCTAAAGTTTTCCTATGGATACGGTACGGTATTTACACGTTTGAAGCAAGAGGATTTCATTAAATTAGGACTATACAATGTAATAGATCCTTCTTTTGTGCTGTGCAGAGATGAGATTGATACAGACGACGAAGGATTTTCCAGCGAAACTTTGATGGAAAAGCTGTTTAGTATGTTCACGATTCAAAGCAAACGTCGTTATACACTTACAGATGAGGACATTCAGGCTATCCGGTTTCATTTATTTCCCGAAGTACGGATTAGTGCAGAGTTCAAGGAACCTGTACCTTATCAGGATCAGTTGTTGCTATCTCTTCATAATATCAAAACCATGGATATGCACCAGGAGAATATGGCTAAACAATTGGGAGACAGACATCGTCTTATTCGTGGCGTGGCAGGTAGTGGAAAAACGTTGGTTCTTGTCAGTCGGGCTAAAATGCTGGCTCAAGCTCATCCTGATTGGAAAATTCTTGTTCTTTGCTATGGTATCCCCCTATCTCGGACTCTCAAGCAGTGGATTGACCAAAAAATGAGGGAGCCGGAAGATTTATTTGATTTTGCTAATGCAGAATGTGAATGGGAGTCTTCTAATATTGAAGTATATAACTTTCATGAATGGCTTGGTAGTCATATGCGGATCAAGGACAGTGCGATACCTGAGTTGCTAGAGAAATTGGACAAATCTGAAGCCATTGTTCCGATCTACGATGCCATACTCATTGATGAAGGACAGGACTTTGAGCCAGATTGGTTGCGTTTGGCCAGTCATTGTCTCAATCCTGATACGAAGTCCCTTCTGTTAGTAGAGGATCGGGCACAATCTATTTTTAAAAGGAAGAATAGTCTTGCACAGGAAACGGGTCTGGATTTTCGGGGGAGATCGAAAATCCTTTCTATTAACTACCGAAATACGGCCCAAATTGTACAGTTTGCGTGGGATTTTTATCGCAGTCATTCACAACTACAGAACAAGGTGCAAAGCGGCTCACTTGAAGGAGTAGAAATTATTCCCCCACAGTCAACCAAGCGCAAGGGACCTGAACCTATCTTCCGCAGATGCCGAAATATTCGCGAGGAGATGGATTTTATTGTTAAATCTATTACATTTCTGCGTTTAGAAAAGGCTATTCCGCTTAATGATATAGCTATTTTATATAGGGTGCAGAACAGTTACAAAATCTCTTATATTAATGAAATCAAAAGCAGCTTACAGAAGCATCAGGTGCCGTATACTTGGATGACTGAAAGCCGTGAATCCAAACGTAATTTTATAAGAGAAGAAGAGACTGTAAAAATATCTACTCTCGACAGTGCTAAAGGTCTGGATTTTCGTGCTGTCTTTATTGTGGCAATTGAGAACATGCCATTCAAGAGGGAAGAGGTTGAAGAAAGAGAGGTTTCTCTGCTGTATATTGGCATGACCCGTGCGCTCGAATGGTTGTTTCTTACATATAGCGGAGAGTCCAAATATACCTTGTATCTGGATGATATACAGCAGAAGATAACGAAAACTCTTGGACCCAAGCCATCAGGTTGA
- a CDS encoding sn-glycerol-1-phosphate dehydrogenase yields MNMNEQIKQWNEEAQANNTDHPYRKVELFIEVRDGALEAIVPYLKQQNYRHMTLVDDEHTSAAAGEKVTQLIRDAGLVVDVVRLPPNAVGDVIADEGYIVKVLLGVADESQAVLAVGSGTIHDLVRFACYKMNRPFLSVPTAASVDGFTSAGAPLIVGGSKQTFQAVPPEAIFADLSVLANAPQAMTAAGFGDMLGKFTSLADWHVSRDLGGEPYSPLANRITEEALRACVEHVDEIAAGSQAGVEVLMNALIASGISMLMIDHSRPASGGEHHISHRIEMDFIAEGRKQILHGAKVGVASALLADLYRDLATSQAVEAFRVYRTLPTSEQMRAWLIQVGGPSTIADLGVTEEQLARALRTAHTLRNRYTGLKYMNDHQLLRS; encoded by the coding sequence ATGAATATGAATGAGCAGATCAAGCAGTGGAACGAAGAGGCACAGGCAAATAACACCGATCATCCTTACCGAAAGGTCGAATTGTTTATTGAGGTGCGTGATGGGGCGCTTGAAGCCATCGTCCCTTATTTGAAGCAACAGAATTACCGTCATATGACGCTGGTAGATGATGAACATACTTCTGCGGCGGCAGGGGAAAAGGTGACACAACTCATACGTGACGCTGGTTTGGTGGTGGATGTGGTTCGGCTGCCTCCCAATGCTGTGGGGGATGTGATTGCAGATGAGGGCTATATCGTAAAAGTGTTGTTGGGCGTGGCGGATGAGAGTCAGGCTGTACTGGCCGTAGGCTCCGGAACTATTCATGATCTGGTTCGCTTCGCATGCTATAAAATGAATCGTCCGTTCCTGTCGGTGCCGACGGCCGCTTCTGTGGATGGATTTACATCGGCAGGCGCGCCGTTGATTGTGGGCGGCAGCAAGCAGACCTTTCAGGCTGTTCCGCCGGAAGCGATCTTTGCTGATCTATCCGTACTGGCGAATGCGCCACAAGCGATGACTGCTGCAGGCTTTGGCGATATGCTTGGCAAATTCACCTCATTAGCCGATTGGCATGTGTCCAGAGATTTGGGAGGTGAACCGTATTCGCCTCTAGCTAACCGAATCACGGAAGAGGCGCTGCGAGCCTGTGTAGAGCATGTTGATGAGATTGCTGCGGGTAGCCAGGCAGGTGTTGAAGTGCTGATGAACGCGCTGATCGCATCCGGCATTTCCATGCTGATGATTGATCATTCCCGTCCAGCATCGGGGGGAGAGCACCACATTTCTCACCGAATTGAAATGGATTTTATTGCGGAGGGGCGCAAACAAATTTTGCACGGTGCCAAAGTGGGCGTAGCTTCTGCTTTACTGGCGGACTTATACAGGGATCTGGCTACCAGCCAAGCTGTGGAGGCTTTTAGGGTATATCGAACCTTGCCAACGTCAGAGCAGATGCGTGCATGGCTGATTCAGGTCGGTGGCCCGTCCACGATTGCCGATCTGGGCGTAACCGAAGAACAGCTTGCGCGTGCACTCCGTACGGCTCATACCCTGCGTAATCGCTATACAGGACTCAAGTATATGAACGATCATCAATTGCTTCGTTCATAA
- a CDS encoding helix-turn-helix domain-containing protein, which translates to MPKQQDKHSIQAWSLINRKYLGKGVRVKRFRKPTRCQVRNRVLLAVLMANDIKLSQLAEELSISSRSVSAWVYEGRIPGNTNLEKACNTLGYPHHILFNEEVVRRSPLICQPSPSRFMKRTVTRSPVKNRILAGLCMVHDISVTDVSHWIGVHPGTFRKWLHQGTVPSQTFQDQAEQFFRIPKSILFADAMLKK; encoded by the coding sequence ATGCCTAAACAACAAGATAAACATTCCATTCAGGCGTGGTCTCTGATCAATCGCAAATATTTGGGAAAAGGTGTGCGCGTCAAACGTTTTCGCAAGCCGACACGCTGTCAAGTGCGCAATCGTGTTCTGCTAGCCGTTTTGATGGCTAATGACATTAAACTGTCTCAGCTTGCCGAGGAGCTTTCCATTTCCTCCCGTAGCGTCAGCGCGTGGGTATATGAAGGTCGTATTCCCGGCAACACTAATCTGGAAAAAGCTTGTAATACACTTGGTTATCCGCACCATATTCTGTTTAATGAAGAGGTTGTCCGGCGTTCACCGCTCATCTGTCAGCCATCACCGTCCCGTTTTATGAAACGGACTGTGACTCGTTCCCCGGTCAAAAACCGGATTTTGGCGGGTCTATGTATGGTCCATGATATTTCGGTGACCGATGTCAGTCATTGGATTGGCGTTCATCCCGGCACATTTCGAAAATGGTTGCACCAGGGTACCGTTCCTTCTCAAACCTTCCAGGATCAGGCGGAACAGTTTTTCCGCATTCCAAAATCCATTTTGTTTGCTGATGCCATGCTGAAAAAGTGA